The following are from one region of the Synechococcus sp. CBW1108 genome:
- a CDS encoding DUF4334 domain-containing protein, whose product MQTTAPADHPASTAAAGPEEALALFDRLPAVELTELLGRWLGGSFATGHPLDGVLETFHWYGKAFRGPDDVDPLLFRTAGGAVVPLRATLLPDPRWLERWPWLGTAAAGNLFQRLALPLWITHHPQARLRVVKHRGVASAAMLYDHLPIVDVFRRLDEHTLLGVMDARGISQPFFFILRREGSDVASRS is encoded by the coding sequence ATGCAAACCACCGCACCGGCGGACCATCCAGCCTCCACCGCCGCCGCCGGGCCGGAGGAGGCGCTGGCCCTGTTCGACCGGCTGCCGGCGGTGGAGCTCACCGAGCTGCTGGGTCGCTGGCTTGGCGGCAGCTTCGCCACGGGCCATCCCCTCGATGGGGTGCTGGAGACCTTTCACTGGTATGGCAAGGCCTTCCGCGGCCCCGATGACGTGGATCCGCTGCTGTTTCGCACCGCCGGTGGCGCCGTGGTGCCGCTGCGGGCCACGCTGCTGCCGGATCCTCGCTGGCTAGAGCGCTGGCCCTGGTTGGGCACCGCCGCCGCCGGGAACCTATTCCAGCGGCTGGCGCTGCCTCTGTGGATCACCCACCACCCGCAGGCCCGCCTGCGGGTGGTGAAGCACCGTGGCGTGGCCAGCGCGGCGATGCTGTATGACCACCTGCCGATTGTCGATGTCTTCCGCCGCCTCGATGAGCACACCCTGCTAGGGGTGATGGACGCGCGGGGAATATCCCAGCCCTTCTTCTTCATCCTGCGGCGCGAGGGCAGCGACGTCGCCTCGCGGTCGTGA
- a CDS encoding addiction module antidote protein: protein MTKTTTTIWDPAAHLTTSDDVAAYLEAALQDGDPQLVAAALGDIARAKGMSQVARDAGLGRESLYKSLSPSGNPELATILKVISALGLELHVTATDKAKMAV, encoded by the coding sequence ATGACTAAAACCACCACGACAATCTGGGATCCAGCCGCACACCTCACCACGTCTGATGATGTCGCAGCTTATTTGGAGGCTGCACTTCAGGATGGCGATCCTCAGCTGGTTGCAGCTGCCTTAGGTGATATAGCCAGGGCCAAAGGTATGAGCCAAGTTGCACGTGATGCTGGCCTAGGCAGGGAGAGTCTGTATAAGTCTTTATCGCCTTCGGGAAATCCTGAGCTGGCAACAATATTGAAGGTGATCTCGGCGTTGGGTTTGGAACTGCATGTGACTGCTACTGACAAGGCGAAGATGGCTGTCTAA
- a CDS encoding type II toxin-antitoxin system RelE/ParE family toxin: MIEIREASAYAAWFTGLRDRTAKARIDIRLRRLSLGNSGDIRSVGEGVSELQIYYGPGYRIYLTRQGDTVVILLSGGDKNSQDQDIRLAKELARNL; encoded by the coding sequence ATGATCGAAATTCGGGAGGCGTCTGCCTATGCCGCGTGGTTCACTGGCCTGCGTGATCGGACTGCCAAAGCTCGCATCGATATTCGGCTTAGACGTCTCTCCTTGGGCAACTCAGGCGATATCCGCTCTGTCGGAGAGGGCGTATCAGAGCTGCAGATCTATTACGGCCCCGGTTATCGGATCTATCTGACAAGACAAGGAGATACCGTAGTCATTCTGCTCTCAGGTGGCGATAAGAATTCTCAAGACCAGGACATTCGTCTCGCCAAGGAACTTGCTCGAAATCTCTAG
- a CDS encoding ATP-dependent DNA ligase, which translates to MRRFAALYTALDGSSGSNARVQALVAYFSEVDAPDAAWALHVLLGKQGKRLITGRRLRQICLEGSPLPEWLFDDCYAQVGDSAETIALLWRQLAPEAAEAPGGSDVAAAPLHSWMEQLLPAAAALEGDAQADAVRHLWRGLSPAELLVANKLLTGGLRVGVGQGLVLRALAQFSGLEQALLQHRLMGGFTPSPFAYGALLAPADQAATVPSRPYPFFLASPLEQQPAGPASDWQAEWKFDGIRGQLIRRANEFYLWSRGEELIGAAFPELLDAARCLANGTVLDGEILVWPAGSDQPAPFAQLQRRLGRKAPGRKLLAECPATFVAYDLLELGGDDLRQRPLSQRRSALEELLQSLPQAASAPAAGLLRLSPRLHLTAWEQLEPLRQQAASAAAEGLMLKALASPYLAGRRRGHWWKHKRDPFTLDAVLLYAQAGSGRRANLFTDYTFGLWNAEGELVSFAKAYSGLNDGEITALDRWIRSHTSERFGPVRAVQPLQVFELAFEGLQRSSRHKSGIAVRFPRIARWRQDKPAAEADTLASALELLEQ; encoded by the coding sequence ATGCGCCGTTTTGCCGCCCTCTACACAGCACTGGATGGCAGCAGCGGCTCCAACGCCAGGGTGCAGGCCCTTGTTGCTTACTTCAGCGAGGTGGATGCCCCCGATGCCGCCTGGGCCCTGCATGTGCTGCTGGGGAAGCAGGGCAAGCGCCTGATCACTGGCCGCCGCCTGCGACAGATCTGCCTGGAGGGCTCCCCCCTGCCGGAGTGGCTCTTCGACGACTGCTATGCCCAGGTGGGCGATTCGGCCGAAACCATCGCCCTGCTCTGGCGGCAGCTGGCGCCAGAGGCAGCGGAGGCCCCAGGGGGGAGTGATGTCGCCGCCGCTCCGCTGCACAGCTGGATGGAGCAGCTGCTACCCGCCGCCGCCGCCCTCGAAGGCGATGCCCAGGCCGATGCGGTGCGCCACCTCTGGCGGGGCCTGAGCCCGGCCGAACTGCTGGTGGCCAACAAGTTGCTCACCGGCGGCCTGCGGGTGGGGGTGGGACAGGGGCTGGTGCTGCGGGCCCTGGCCCAGTTCAGCGGGCTGGAGCAAGCGCTGCTGCAGCACCGGCTGATGGGTGGGTTCACCCCCAGCCCCTTTGCCTATGGGGCTTTGTTGGCCCCCGCCGACCAGGCCGCCACCGTGCCCAGCCGGCCCTATCCCTTCTTTTTGGCCTCACCCCTGGAGCAGCAACCGGCCGGCCCCGCCAGCGACTGGCAAGCGGAGTGGAAGTTCGACGGCATCCGCGGCCAGCTGATCCGCCGCGCCAACGAGTTTTATTTGTGGAGCCGCGGCGAAGAGTTGATAGGTGCAGCCTTCCCCGAATTGCTTGATGCGGCAAGGTGCCTGGCAAACGGCACCGTGCTCGACGGCGAGATCCTGGTGTGGCCAGCCGGTTCCGACCAGCCGGCCCCCTTCGCCCAGCTGCAGCGCCGCCTTGGCCGCAAGGCACCAGGGCGCAAGCTGCTGGCCGAGTGTCCGGCGACCTTTGTGGCCTACGACTTGCTCGAACTGGGGGGCGACGACCTGCGCCAACGACCCCTGAGCCAGCGCCGTTCAGCCCTGGAGGAGCTGCTCCAGTCACTGCCCCAGGCGGCTTCCGCTCCCGCAGCCGGGCTCCTGCGCCTTTCCCCCCGCCTGCACCTAACGGCCTGGGAGCAGCTGGAGCCGCTGCGCCAGCAGGCCGCCAGCGCCGCCGCCGAAGGGCTGATGCTCAAGGCCCTCGCTTCGCCCTACCTGGCGGGCCGCAGGCGGGGCCACTGGTGGAAGCACAAACGCGATCCATTTACGCTCGATGCGGTGCTGCTCTACGCCCAGGCCGGCAGTGGCCGCCGCGCAAACCTGTTCACCGATTACACCTTTGGGCTCTGGAATGCGGAGGGCGAGTTGGTGAGTTTCGCCAAGGCCTACTCCGGCCTCAACGATGGCGAGATCACGGCGCTGGATCGCTGGATCCGCAGCCACACCTCTGAGCGCTTCGGGCCGGTGCGGGCCGTGCAGCCCCTGCAGGTATTTGAGCTGGCCTTTGAGGGGCTGCAGCGCTCCAGCCGCCACAAGAGCGGCATCGCCGTGCGCTTCCCCCGCATCGCCCGATGGCGCCAGGACAAACCAGCCGCAGAGGCGGACACCCTGGCCAGCGCGCTGGAGTTACTGGAGCAGTAA
- a CDS encoding phytochelatin synthase family protein encodes MLPQLQTTTAQGRTLNLCSGLGFALLTLLAPAPAALAQPARTIPLPEREGQALLLQSVDRADYGPLAEQFLTQANLAYCGVASMVMVLNSLAVPAPAAAGYGSYRFWTQQNVFESASTRAVLAPQLVARQGMTLEQLRALLASHGLQARAIHGDRLSQAQFRLLLRSNLSDPSDRLLVNYDRQSLGQAGGGHISPIAAYHAATDRVLILDVARYRYPSVWVPLADLWQAIRSTDSSSGRSRGLVVVRRI; translated from the coding sequence GTGCTGCCGCAACTCCAAACAACAACAGCTCAGGGGCGAACTCTCAACCTCTGCAGCGGCCTCGGCTTCGCTTTGCTGACGCTGCTGGCCCCTGCCCCCGCCGCCCTGGCCCAGCCAGCCAGAACCATTCCCCTGCCGGAGCGCGAGGGCCAGGCCCTGCTGTTGCAGAGCGTCGACCGGGCCGACTACGGCCCCTTGGCCGAGCAGTTCCTCACCCAGGCCAACCTGGCCTACTGCGGCGTGGCCAGCATGGTGATGGTGCTCAACAGCCTGGCGGTGCCGGCCCCGGCGGCGGCGGGTTACGGCAGCTATCGCTTCTGGACCCAGCAGAACGTGTTCGAATCCGCCAGCACTCGGGCAGTGCTGGCTCCCCAGCTTGTAGCCCGCCAGGGCATGACCCTGGAGCAGCTGCGGGCCCTGCTGGCCAGCCATGGGCTACAGGCCCGGGCCATCCACGGCGACCGGCTCAGCCAGGCCCAGTTCCGCCTGCTGTTGCGCAGCAACCTCAGTGATCCATCGGATCGACTTTTAGTGAACTACGACCGCCAGTCCCTGGGGCAGGCCGGCGGCGGTCACATTTCGCCGATAGCCGCTTATCACGCGGCCACGGATCGGGTGCTGATCCTCGATGTAGCCCGCTATCGCTATCCCTCGGTGTGGGTGCCCCTGGCCGATCTCTGGCAGGCCATTCGAAGCACCGACAGCAGCTCCGGCCGCAGCCGCGGCTTGGTGGTGGTTAGACGCATCTGA
- a CDS encoding ligase-associated DNA damage response exonuclease, with product MALPPGSLLEHTPQGLYCRAAAAWIDPVRPVPRALITHAHADHARPGCGEYWAVGASEAILRQRLGATINLIPVDYGTLHRIGEARVSFHSAGHVLGSAQIRLEAGGESWLVSGDYKRCADPSCAPFEPVQADVFITEATFGLPIYRWQSGAEVAREILQWWQAAPERPSLLFAYAFGKAQRLLAELAAIGVTNEVLLHGAVEALMPAYREAGVRLPPTLPVSAIAKGESLAGRLVIAPPSAHRSLWMKRFKLPQTAFVSGWMAVRGARRRRGYERGFVMSDHADWPGLIRSVQQSGARQVYVTHGNSDGLARYLNEVEGICAEPLEGQRGP from the coding sequence ATGGCCCTACCCCCCGGCAGCCTGCTTGAGCACACCCCCCAGGGGCTCTACTGCCGGGCGGCGGCAGCCTGGATCGACCCCGTGCGGCCCGTGCCCCGGGCTCTGATCACCCACGCCCACGCCGACCACGCCCGGCCCGGCTGCGGCGAATATTGGGCGGTGGGCGCCAGCGAGGCAATCCTGCGCCAGCGCCTGGGGGCCACGATCAACCTGATCCCGGTCGATTACGGCACCCTGCACCGCATCGGCGAGGCCCGCGTGTCTTTCCACAGCGCCGGTCACGTGCTCGGCAGCGCCCAGATCCGGCTGGAGGCCGGCGGCGAGAGCTGGCTGGTGAGCGGCGATTACAAACGCTGCGCCGACCCGAGTTGCGCTCCGTTTGAGCCGGTGCAGGCAGACGTATTTATCACTGAAGCCACCTTCGGCCTGCCGATCTACCGCTGGCAGAGCGGCGCCGAGGTGGCGCGGGAAATCCTGCAGTGGTGGCAGGCGGCGCCGGAGCGGCCCTCGCTCCTGTTTGCCTATGCCTTCGGCAAGGCCCAGCGGCTGCTGGCCGAACTCGCCGCCATCGGCGTGACCAACGAGGTGTTGCTGCACGGCGCCGTGGAAGCGCTGATGCCGGCCTACCGGGAGGCGGGGGTGCGGCTGCCGCCCACCCTGCCGGTGAGCGCCATTGCCAAGGGGGAATCGCTGGCAGGCCGCCTCGTGATCGCGCCGCCCTCAGCCCACCGCTCGCTGTGGATGAAGCGCTTCAAGCTGCCGCAAACGGCCTTCGTGAGCGGCTGGATGGCGGTGCGCGGCGCCCGCCGCCGCCGGGGCTATGAGCGCGGCTTTGTGATGAGCGACCACGCGGACTGGCCTGGCCTTATCCGCAGCGTCCAGCAGAGTGGCGCCCGCCAGGTGTATGTAACCCACGGCAACAGCGACGGTCTGGCCCGCTACCTGAACGAGGTGGAAGGGATCTGCGCCGAGCCGCTGGAGGGGCAAAGGGGGCCATGA
- the pdeM gene encoding ligase-associated DNA damage response endonuclease PdeM, giving the protein MPVATGGAVPSATFDWQGHPLELLAAKAVWDPQRQVLFVADLHLGKAETFQVHGIPMPSDGDAATLNGLLDLAHQLLPQQVVVLGDLIHSRLGLTAELRSKLAALPELLGCQLRLIGGNHEQGSWIEGLPHEPSQELGPWWLSHMPEPRAGLLNLCGHLHPVAQVGRGADRLRLPCFSYCQTSGRLALPAFGRLTGGHPCSRRERLWLVAEGAVIAWAAGRLPGFSQPDCCHGPTPRQPA; this is encoded by the coding sequence ATGCCTGTCGCCACGGGTGGTGCCGTCCCAAGTGCCACCTTCGACTGGCAGGGCCACCCCCTCGAGCTGTTGGCTGCCAAGGCGGTGTGGGATCCCCAGCGCCAGGTTTTGTTCGTCGCCGATCTCCATCTGGGTAAGGCGGAAACCTTCCAGGTCCACGGCATTCCCATGCCCAGTGATGGCGATGCAGCCACCCTTAACGGCCTCCTGGACCTGGCCCATCAGCTGCTGCCCCAGCAGGTTGTCGTGCTAGGCGACCTGATCCACAGTCGCCTGGGGTTAACCGCTGAACTTCGCTCCAAGCTGGCGGCCCTGCCGGAGCTGCTGGGCTGCCAGCTGCGCCTGATCGGCGGGAACCACGAACAGGGCAGCTGGATCGAAGGACTGCCCCATGAACCCTCCCAGGAGCTGGGCCCTTGGTGGCTGAGCCACATGCCCGAGCCCCGGGCCGGCCTCCTCAACCTTTGCGGCCACCTCCATCCAGTGGCCCAGGTGGGGCGTGGGGCTGATCGGTTGCGCCTGCCCTGCTTCAGCTACTGCCAAACCAGCGGCCGGCTCGCCCTGCCCGCCTTCGGCCGCCTGACCGGAGGTCATCCCTGCTCCCGGCGGGAACGGCTCTGGCTGGTGGCCGAAGGGGCCGTGATTGCTTGGGCTGCGGGACGCCTGCCCGGTTTCTCTCAGCCAGACTGCTGCCATGGCCCTACCCCCCGGCAGCCTGCTTGA
- a CDS encoding glutathione S-transferase family protein, which yields MTLKLYGGARSRASIPRWYLEERDIPYEWVQLDMQAGEHKTDAFAAINPFAKVPALVDQTLRAPGGEPLQLFESGAILLHLADHHAHEFTGTADQVAAQRALATQWVLFANSTLAVALFVPANREREFPQLMTVLDGLLAGGSSLLAGPWGDPLWSVADCAVNAYLAYLPVFFPQIDLTPYPNVQATIAATQARDAYQRGMGKI from the coding sequence ATGACCCTGAAGCTCTATGGCGGCGCCCGCAGCCGCGCCTCAATTCCCCGTTGGTATCTGGAGGAAAGGGATATCCCCTACGAGTGGGTACAGCTCGATATGCAGGCTGGAGAGCACAAAACCGATGCTTTTGCCGCAATCAATCCCTTCGCCAAGGTGCCGGCCCTTGTTGATCAAACACTGAGGGCTCCAGGCGGAGAACCACTGCAGCTATTTGAAAGTGGCGCCATCCTGCTGCATCTGGCCGACCACCACGCCCACGAATTCACTGGCACTGCAGACCAGGTAGCTGCCCAGCGCGCGCTGGCAACCCAGTGGGTTCTATTTGCCAATTCCACTCTGGCTGTCGCCCTGTTTGTGCCGGCCAACCGGGAGAGGGAATTCCCCCAATTGATGACTGTGCTCGATGGCCTTCTGGCTGGTGGGAGTTCCTTGTTGGCAGGTCCCTGGGGAGATCCGCTCTGGAGCGTCGCCGATTGCGCCGTAAACGCCTATCTGGCCTATCTGCCGGTCTTCTTCCCCCAGATCGATCTCACCCCATACCCAAACGTGCAGGCTACGATCGCGGCCACCCAGGCAAGGGATGCCTATCAACGCGGCATGGGCAAAATTTGA
- a CDS encoding EamA family transporter yields the protein MQNWQLWASAAAFFAALTALLIKVGVQGVDAGMATLFRTLAVAIVLALVLLATGRLDWQELRQLSLPGLGALALSGVATGLSWFCYSRALQLGPVAGVAALDKLSVVVIALLALVLLGEQLDLRAWLGVLLMALGAALVAWV from the coding sequence GTGCAGAACTGGCAGCTTTGGGCTTCGGCGGCGGCCTTTTTCGCGGCCCTCACTGCCTTGTTGATCAAGGTTGGGGTGCAGGGGGTTGATGCAGGTATGGCGACCCTATTCCGCACTCTGGCGGTGGCGATTGTGCTTGCCCTGGTGTTGCTGGCCACCGGCCGGCTGGACTGGCAGGAGCTGCGGCAACTGTCGCTCCCAGGCCTCGGCGCCCTCGCCCTCTCCGGTGTGGCCACCGGCTTGTCGTGGTTTTGCTATAGCCGTGCCTTGCAGCTGGGTCCGGTGGCAGGGGTTGCGGCTCTTGACAAGCTCAGCGTGGTGGTGATTGCCCTGCTAGCTCTTGTGCTGTTAGGCGAGCAGCTCGATCTCAGGGCCTGGCTGGGGGTGCTGTTAATGGCATTAGGCGCTGCCTTAGTTGCGTGGGTGTAG
- a CDS encoding sterol desaturase family protein, with protein sequence MFSAAVFALAAAAVLWLQAHGITRLYTGADANTWWYLAVSYFSVLILQDGMFYATHRLFHHPALYAAFHRGHHRSLRPTPWTSFAFDPLEALVQALFLVGIVMLIPLHLATLVAVLSTMTVWAIVNHLDLECLPRQFPHRLLGRWVIGPSHHSLHHRRVSVHFGLYFTFWDRVCGTQDGGYASGLK encoded by the coding sequence GTGTTTTCGGCGGCGGTGTTTGCCCTGGCGGCCGCAGCGGTGCTGTGGCTGCAGGCCCACGGCATAACCCGGCTGTACACCGGAGCGGATGCAAACACCTGGTGGTATTTGGCTGTCAGTTATTTCTCGGTGCTGATCCTGCAGGACGGGATGTTCTACGCCACCCATCGCCTTTTCCATCACCCAGCCCTGTACGCCGCCTTCCACCGGGGCCACCACCGCTCCCTCCGGCCCACACCCTGGACCTCCTTCGCATTCGATCCGCTCGAGGCCCTGGTACAGGCGCTTTTTCTGGTGGGAATTGTGATGTTGATCCCCCTGCATCTGGCCACCCTGGTGGCCGTGCTCAGCACCATGACCGTATGGGCGATCGTCAACCACCTAGACCTCGAATGTCTGCCGCGCCAGTTTCCCCACCGCCTGTTGGGCCGCTGGGTGATCGGACCGTCTCACCACTCCCTGCATCACCGCCGAGTTTCGGTGCACTTCGGCCTCTACTTCACCTTCTGGGATAGGGTTTGCGGCACGCAAGATGGCGGCTATGCCAGTGGGCTCAAGTAA
- a CDS encoding pyridoxamine 5'-phosphate oxidase family protein gives MPPWRPLLKAAQRREGRSPHARWLQLASLGLDGAPRVRTLVFRCWVDAHSLDLFTDGRSNKAAELQAEPRLELCWLLPKARCQFRLRGDRLRLNAEAEAQQRRRHWHQLSPGARALWGWPPPGAPFEPAAAFPSELADGSHLPECFELLRIQISQVELLELKGHPHQRRRWRADQGWAEHWLNP, from the coding sequence TTGCCCCCCTGGCGCCCCCTGCTCAAGGCGGCTCAAAGGCGCGAGGGTCGCTCCCCCCATGCCCGCTGGCTACAGCTCGCCAGCCTGGGCCTGGATGGGGCTCCACGGGTGCGCACCCTGGTTTTTCGCTGCTGGGTAGATGCCCACAGCCTGGATCTATTCACCGATGGCCGCAGCAATAAGGCCGCTGAACTACAGGCAGAACCACGGCTGGAGCTGTGTTGGTTGCTGCCCAAGGCCCGCTGCCAGTTTCGGCTGCGGGGCGATCGGCTCAGGCTGAATGCCGAGGCCGAAGCCCAGCAACGCCGGCGTCACTGGCACCAACTCAGCCCCGGAGCCCGGGCCCTTTGGGGTTGGCCCCCGCCAGGAGCTCCCTTCGAACCAGCAGCGGCCTTCCCCTCCGAACTGGCAGATGGCTCGCACCTACCGGAGTGCTTCGAACTGCTGAGGATCCAGATCAGCCAGGTGGAGCTGCTGGAACTCAAAGGCCATCCCCATCAGCGCCGCCGCTGGCGGGCCGATCAAGGCTGGGCAGAGCATTGGCTCAACCCTTGA
- a CDS encoding IS5 family transposase, translating to MYVFQHAGQLSIEEFYTPFGGKLDPNNRWVLLRNLIPWIPLESQYAPQFSAKTGAPAKPFQMAFGALYIQQRLGVTDRETVQLITESPYLQFFIGLSAYQAMPPFDPSMMVHFRKRIGPDLIKICNDMTKANGVAMIKEMLVSAEEDDSEQEEEQQLAAIDEALGVKPATLDPESNWGTLILDATCVPDDIPYPVDLRLLNEAREATEKIIDELFKQLQGKINRKPRCNRDKARNRFLAIIKKKKPKCAEIREVKRFQLNEIRRNLRAIDQMIHCGAMLLELGTQLYRKLLITSELYRQQQEMYDADSRRIDDRIVNLSKPHVRPIVRGKAGRRTEFGAKISISDDNGFVDVDRISWDNYNEANDLIARTKQYKEERGYYPARICADSIYMTLGNKKFCAENNIRLSGRPRKKQVEAEVQTAEQQELFKSDLRKRSVIEGRIGTSKRKYGLDRIMTKLIETSRTVITMAFFVMNAEKVLRLLRLLFSILVSVYILMLYLLASWRRPALLWAA from the coding sequence ATGTACGTTTTTCAGCACGCAGGTCAGCTATCGATCGAGGAGTTTTACACGCCCTTCGGCGGCAAACTAGATCCTAATAATCGCTGGGTTCTGCTTCGTAACCTGATTCCATGGATACCGCTGGAAAGCCAGTATGCACCCCAATTCAGTGCCAAGACAGGAGCACCGGCCAAGCCGTTTCAGATGGCGTTCGGTGCGCTGTACATCCAGCAACGCCTGGGAGTGACAGACCGCGAAACAGTTCAGCTGATCACGGAATCACCGTATCTACAATTTTTCATTGGCTTGAGTGCATACCAGGCAATGCCCCCGTTTGATCCATCGATGATGGTGCATTTTCGTAAGCGCATTGGCCCTGATCTGATCAAGATCTGCAATGACATGACCAAGGCCAATGGCGTTGCGATGATTAAAGAGATGCTGGTTTCGGCGGAGGAGGATGATAGCGAACAAGAAGAGGAGCAACAGCTTGCTGCCATCGACGAAGCGCTAGGGGTGAAGCCTGCAACGTTGGATCCTGAAAGTAACTGGGGTACTCTGATTCTTGATGCAACCTGCGTGCCTGATGACATTCCCTACCCAGTAGATCTGAGGTTGCTCAACGAAGCGAGAGAGGCCACTGAGAAGATCATCGACGAACTGTTCAAGCAGTTGCAGGGAAAGATCAATCGTAAACCCCGCTGCAACCGGGATAAAGCTCGGAATCGGTTTCTGGCGATCATCAAGAAGAAAAAGCCCAAATGCGCCGAGATCCGTGAAGTCAAGCGCTTTCAGCTCAACGAGATCCGGAGAAACCTCAGAGCAATTGATCAGATGATCCATTGCGGTGCCATGCTTTTGGAGCTTGGAACCCAGCTCTACCGCAAGCTGCTGATCACCAGTGAACTGTACCGGCAGCAGCAGGAGATGTATGACGCTGATAGCCGGCGCATCGACGATCGGATTGTCAATTTGTCAAAACCACACGTGCGGCCGATCGTGAGGGGCAAGGCGGGAAGGCGAACAGAGTTCGGTGCGAAGATCTCAATATCAGATGATAATGGCTTTGTCGATGTGGATCGAATCAGCTGGGACAACTACAATGAAGCCAACGACCTGATCGCACGTACCAAGCAATACAAGGAAGAGCGAGGGTACTATCCAGCACGAATCTGTGCCGATTCAATCTATATGACATTAGGCAACAAGAAGTTCTGCGCAGAAAATAACATCAGACTCAGTGGCCGTCCACGCAAGAAGCAGGTAGAGGCCGAGGTGCAGACAGCAGAGCAACAAGAGCTTTTTAAATCAGACTTGAGAAAGCGTTCCGTGATCGAGGGAAGAATCGGAACGAGCAAACGGAAATATGGACTGGATCGGATCATGACCAAGCTGATTGAAACATCAAGAACGGTGATCACGATGGCGTTCTTTGTGATGAATGCCGAGAAGGTTCTCAGGCTACTGCGCCTCTTATTCTCTATTCTTGTCTCTGTGTACATCCTGATGCTCTATTTGCTCGCCTCCTGGCGCCGTCCAGCGCTTCTGTGGGCTGCTTAG
- a CDS encoding SDR family NAD(P)-dependent oxidoreductase: protein MSALSELLGQQLGQQNEMVPGTGAMADKEPSAEASRHILLTGGSSGIGFQAAALLLQAGHRLTLPCRDGSSASGLRERLSGPIDTPICDLADLSSIELCAQSLLAAGEPIDTLVLNAGLQYSGEAKPRWSAQGFELTIAVNHLGHQALLQLLLPLLLRGTAPRLVVTSSEVHDPTSAGGKVGLPAGLGDLAGLRQGPGALMLDGSSSFNAEKAYKDSKLCNLLMAREAERLLREQGMLLPVLAWSPGLVIPRSDGGFFRYSRSHNPFGQALFAMVARDLLRLTETPQRAGALLAGLASRVPQASGFEYWSNRVLGPGRLRFEVTKPSADACSDSLARQLWDLSAQWTQPPVRLSAYRHG from the coding sequence GGAGCCCAGTGCCGAAGCGAGCCGCCACATCCTGCTCACCGGTGGCAGCTCCGGGATTGGTTTTCAGGCAGCGGCCCTGCTGCTTCAGGCCGGTCACCGCCTCACCTTGCCCTGCCGGGATGGGAGCAGCGCCTCAGGTCTGCGCGAGCGTCTGAGCGGCCCGATTGATACCCCCATCTGCGATCTGGCTGATCTGTCCAGCATCGAGCTCTGCGCCCAATCCCTGCTGGCAGCCGGGGAGCCGATCGACACATTGGTGCTCAACGCCGGCCTGCAGTACAGCGGCGAAGCCAAGCCCCGCTGGTCGGCCCAGGGGTTTGAACTCACCATCGCCGTGAACCACCTGGGCCACCAGGCTCTGCTGCAGCTGCTCTTGCCTTTGCTGCTGCGGGGCACAGCACCTCGGCTGGTGGTCACCTCCTCAGAGGTGCATGACCCCACTAGCGCCGGAGGGAAGGTGGGGCTGCCGGCCGGCCTAGGGGATCTTGCTGGTTTGCGCCAGGGCCCTGGCGCGCTGATGCTCGATGGCAGCAGCAGCTTTAATGCCGAGAAGGCCTACAAAGACAGCAAACTCTGCAACCTTCTGATGGCAAGGGAGGCGGAGCGGCTGCTCAGGGAGCAGGGCATGCTGCTGCCGGTGCTCGCCTGGAGCCCCGGGCTGGTGATCCCACGTAGCGACGGAGGCTTCTTTCGCTATAGCCGCAGCCACAACCCCTTTGGCCAGGCTCTCTTTGCCATGGTTGCCCGCGACCTGCTGCGGCTCACCGAAACCCCCCAGAGGGCCGGAGCCCTGCTGGCTGGGTTGGCCAGCAGGGTTCCACAGGCGAGTGGCTTCGAATATTGGAGCAACCGGGTGTTGGGCCCCGGTCGGCTGCGTTTTGAGGTAACTAAACCCAGTGCCGATGCCTGCTCAGACAGCCTGGCCCGGCAGCTATGGGATCTCAGCGCCCAGTGGACTCAGCCCCCAGTAAGACTCAGCGCATACCGCCACGGTTAG